In Cicer arietinum cultivar CDC Frontier isolate Library 1 chromosome 1, Cicar.CDCFrontier_v2.0, whole genome shotgun sequence, one DNA window encodes the following:
- the LOC101488905 gene encoding uncharacterized protein translates to MSAPDSTAPPLPLSTKENITPISTKIAELNESRSELLGRIQSLKQDLQGWRSKLDTQVKVYRDELSDLKKTLNVEVEQLRAEFQDLRTTLQQQQEDVTSSLRNLGLQDVSGDVKQAQSQEAKIEEIVKEEQPVLPKEENAKVTEN, encoded by the exons ATGTCTGCACCTGATTCAACTGCTCCTCCACTCCCTCTCTCCACT aagGAGAACATTACTCCCATTTCCACTAAAATCGCG GAACTAAATGAATCACGATCGGAACTTCTCGGTAGAATTCAGAGTTTGAAACAG GATTTGCAAGGTTGGAGATCAAAATTAGACACACAAGTCAAGGTCTATCGGGAT GAGCTGTCAGACCTTAAGAAAACACTCAATGTCGAAGTGGAGCAACTTAGAgca GAATTTCAAGATCTGAGAACCACTCTTCAGCAACAACAAGAGGATGTTACTTCTAGCTTAAGAAACTTGGGG CTTCAGGATGTCTCAGGAGATGTAAAGCAAGCTCAATCACAAGAGGCTAAGATTGAAGAAATTGTCAAGGAAGAGCAGCCAGTGTTGCCAAAAGAGGAGAATGCCAAAGTAACTGAAAATTAA
- the LOC140921030 gene encoding protein FAR1-RELATED SEQUENCE 5-like: MKQVGMKTIHICGLTASEAGGFERVGFHKREMYNEQERQSLTSSIDAKVACEYLDSMRASDKSLFWSHKVDNKGRFLDLFWYDGAAQRDYVVFDNVFAFDATYKRNKYMCPLVVFFSLNNHNQSIALNGAIV, encoded by the coding sequence ATGAAACAAGTTGGGATGAAGACTATCCATATTTGTGGCTTAACTGCAAGTGAAGCTGGTGGATTTGAAAGAGTTGGATTTCATAAGCGAGAAATGTACAATGAACAAGAGAGACAAAGCCTAACTTCATCAATTGATGCAAAAGTTGCATGTGAATATCTTGATAGCATGCGTGCTAGTGATAAATCTTTGTTTTGGAGtcacaaagttgataataaaggaagatttttagatttattttggtATGATGGTGCAGCTCAAAGGGATTATGTGGTTTTTGACAATGTATTTGCATTTGATGCCACTTATAAAAGGAACAAGTATATGTGTCCATTGGTTGTATTTTTTAGTCTGAACAACCATAACCAAAGCATTGCATTAAATGGTGCAATTGTCTGA